AAACTACGGCCACAGCAAACGCGGAGAGAAGCAAACGGAGCGAACGCCGCTATCGTCATGCAGTGGTACCTGTGTATTGGACCAAATACGCTTCCACATGTTCGCGTTCCTCCTTCCCCATACGATCCATCAAGGCGTTCGCCTCCTTCTCTTCCAACACGAGCCCGCTAAACACGAATGCGATGAGTAGAAGATGCACAAACACATACCTATACCTACCGACACACACCACACTTACCGGTAGTCACAAACAACAGCGTCCTTCGGTATCTGGACTTTGGCGAAAACTCCCCTTCCACCAATGCCGGGAATCTCTCTGATTTGAAGCCACGTGAAGTCCTAAACAATGCGAGATAATATGTTGTATAGTTCGGCTGCTAAGCTGTAGCAGCTTTACGGAGAGCTTCAACATAACATCAACGGCTGCCTAGCATTACAACGTCGGCTCACCTGAACAGGCTGTTCTTGCCTGCGTCTCATGAAGTCCCGCCGCTCGAACTCTGTGGCGAATGTCGATAACCCGCCCGTTTACTCGGTGTCGTTCAGCCGCTGCAGATGCAGAGTCACTTCGTCAGTCGCCGCCGTTTCCTCAACACTTGAATAGCGAACGGATTACTTACGCGCGAGAACGACAAAGCAACGCAGCATCACAACATGCGATCCTCAGTCTACGGATACGCTGAAGACGAAGATGACGAAATATATGATAAGACACGACAGACCGGAACCTACAGTGTTGCTCTCCATTCCTGGGACCTTCCTCGATATTCCTCGTCTGACGTCTGACGCCAGTCGTGACTGTAGTGTCGTGGTTGTGGGTGTCGCGGTAGTGGGTGTCGCGGTGGTGGGTGTCGTGGTCGTGGGTGTAGTGGTCGTTGTTGTGGCGATCGTCGCCGCTGTCGCCACAGCAGTCGTTGTTCCTTCTTCACATTCTAACAGAATTTCTACAAGTTCCATTATGGCAGCACAGCAAAAACTCACCTACTGACTGAGTAGTTACACTTTCGTCGTCACTTTCTCCTTCCCCTTCGTCTCCTACATCCGCAGCACATCTCTGTCGGCGCTCCATCTCCTCCTCGTCTAGGTCGTATCGATCGTCATCGCCACTCTCCGACACAAGAGGTGGTACTGGGGGCGACTGCTCGGGAACTTGCGGCTCGGGAACCTCCGGTTCGTTAAATTGTGGCTGTTGTGACCTTGTTTGCGTCCTCCTTCTGCTTGGTGGCGACTCGCTC
This window of the Necator americanus strain Aroian chromosome III, whole genome shotgun sequence genome carries:
- a CDS encoding hypothetical protein (NECATOR_CHRIII.G10496.T1), encoding MGLIESKVQIARFRARAEREEEEVAVEGPLSQEDEGECGDHGSSTSNSSEAGGEAASSSEDERPITPLSSETASSDYEPPVDIAAPAIAAAEETENRSVPICGELFFAFITVERVATKQKEDANKSPPVPPLVSESGDDDRYDLDEEEMERRQRCAADVGDEGEGESDDESVTTQSVEGTTTAVATAATIATTTTTTPTTTTPTTATPTTATPTTTTLQSRLASDVRRGISRKVPGMESNTRIRRLRIACCDAALLCRSRA
- a CDS encoding hypothetical protein (NECATOR_CHRIII.G10496.T2); the protein is MGLIESKVQIARFRARAEREEEEVAVEGPLSQEDEGECGDHGSSTSNSSEAGGEAASSSEDERPITPLSSETASSDYEPPVDIAAPAIAAAEETENRSVPICGELFFAFITVERVATKQKEDANKSGDDDRYDLDEEEMERRQRCAADVGDEGEGESDDESVTTQRNNDCCGDSGDDRHNNDHYTHDHDTHHRDTHYRDTHNHDTTVTTGVRRQTRNIEEGPRNGEQHLLRKRRRLTK